The following proteins are co-located in the Anas platyrhynchos isolate ZD024472 breed Pekin duck chromosome 1, IASCAAS_PekinDuck_T2T, whole genome shotgun sequence genome:
- the FRS2 gene encoding fibroblast growth factor receptor substrate 2, with protein MGSCCSCPDKETVPDNHRNKFKVINVDDDGNELGSGIMELTDTELILYTRKRDSVKWHYLCLRRYGYDSNLFSFESGRRCQTGQGIFAFKCARAEELFNMLQEIMQNNSINVVEEPVVERNNHQTELEAPRTPRTPTTPGFNAQSLPNGYPRYPSFGDASSHPSSRHPSVGSARLPSVGEESTHPLLVAEEQVHTYVNTTGVQEERKNRSSVHAPLESKLSNTETTKVKEDQICTDDRDAQVLLEPEGVKFVLGPTPVQRQLMEREKLEQLGRDQVSGSSTNNTEWDTGYDSDERRETPSGNKLVYENINRLSIPSASGVRRGRLTSTSTSDTQNINNSAQRRTALLNYENLPSLPPVWEARKLSRDEDDSLGPKTPSLNGYHNNLDPMHNYVNTENVTVPASAHKIEFTRRRDCTPTVFNFDIRRPSLEHRQLNYIQVDLEGGSDSDNPQTPKTPTTPLPQTPTRRTELYAVIDIERTAAMSSLQKALPRDDGTSRKTRHNSTDLPM; from the exons ATGGGTAGCTGTTGTAGCTGTCCAGATAAAGAAACTGTCCCAGATAACCATCGAAACAAGTTTAAG GTTATTAACGTGGATGATGATGGTAATGAGCTGGGTTCTGGCATAATGGAACTTACAGATACAGAACTAATTTTGTACACCCGCAAAAGGGACTCTGTAAAATGGCACTACCTCTGTCTCCGTCGCTATGGCTATGACTcaaatcttttctcttttgaaagtGGTCGAAGGTGTCAAACTGGACAAG GAATCTTTGCCTTTAAATGTGCCCGTGCAGAAGAGCTATTTAATATGTTGCAAGAGATAATGCAGAATAATAGCATAAACGTGGTAGAAGAACCAGTAGTAGAAAGGAATAACCATCAAACTGAGTTGGAAGCTCCAAGAACCCCTCGAACGCCTACCA CTCCTGGGTTCAATGCACAAAGTTTACCTAACGGCTATCCCAGATACCCATCTTTTGGAGATGCTTCATCACATCCTTCCAGCAGGCATCCTTCTGTCGGAAGTGCACGCCTCCCCTCTGTCGGTGAAGAATCAACACATCCTCTACTTGTAGCAGAGGAACAA gtGCACACTTACGTCAACACTACTGGGGTacaagaggagagaaaaaatcgATCAAGTGTGCATGCGCCACTGGAATCGAAGCtttcaaacactgaaacaaCGAAAGTGAAAGAAGATCAGATTTGTACTGATGACAGAGATGCTCAGGTTCTCCTGGAGCCTGAAGGAGTCAAGTTTGTTTTAGGACCAACACCTGTTCAAAGGCAGTTAATGGAAAGAGAGAAACTGGAGCAACTTGGGAGAGACCAAGTTAGCGGCAGCAGCACAAACAACACTGAATGGGACACTGGATACGACAGTGATGAACGTAGAGAAACGCCATCTGGTAACAAATTGGTGTACGAAAATATAAATAGGCTATCAATCCCTAGTGCCTCAGGGGTCAGAAGAGGTCGTTTGACATCAACCAGTACCTCAGATACCCAGAACATTAACAACTCTGCTCAGAGGAGAACTGCGCTGTTGAACTATGAGAACTTGCCATCCTTGCCTCCTGTCTGGGAAGCCCGCAAGCTGAGTAGAGATGAAGATGACAGTTTAGGACCAAAGACCCCATCTTTGAATGGCTACCACAATAACCTAGATCCAATGCATAATTATGTCAATACGGAGAATGTAACAGTACCAGCAAGTGCTCATAAAATAGAATTTACACGACGTCGGGACTGTACCCCCACAGTCTTTAACTTTGACATTAGGCGTCCAAGTTTAGAACACAGGCAGCTCAACTATATACAGGTTGACTTGGAAGGTGGTAGTGACTCCGACAACCCTCAGACTCCAAAAACCCCCACCACTCCACTTCCGCAAACTCCAACCAGGCGCACAGAGCTGTATGCTGTGATAGACATTGAACGAACTGCTGCTATGTCAAGCTTGCAAAAAGCACTGCCCCGAGATGATGGTACTTCTAGGAAAACTAGACATAACAGTACTGACCTGCCTATGTGA
- the CCT2 gene encoding T-complex protein 1 subunit beta has product MSAPEARTTSPSLPHGPCPGRHFLRAAGARRAAIALRRGPAGSGGAMASISLAPVNIFKAGADEEKAETARLSSFVGAIAIGDLVKSTLGPKGMDKILLSTGRDSTVTVTNDGATILKAIGVDNPAAKVLVDMSKVQDDEVGDGTTSVTVLAAELLREAELLISRKIHPQTIIAGWRAATKASREALLKAAVDHGDDEAKFREDLMNIAGTTLSSKLLTHHKDHFVKLAVEAVLRLKGSGNLEAIHVIKKLGGSLADSYLDEGFLLDKKIGVNQPKRIENAKILIANTGMDTDKIKIFGSRVRVDSTAKVAEIEQAEKEKMKEKVERILKHGINCFINRQLIYNYPEQLFGAAGIMAIEHADFAGVERLALVTGGEIASTFDHPELVKLGSCKLIEEVMIGEDKLIHFSGVAMGEACTIVLRGATQQILDEAERSLHDALCVLAQTVKDTRTVYGGGCSEMLMANAVTELAIRTPGKESVAMESFAKALRMIPTIIADNAGYDSADLVAQLRAAHSEGKSTYGLDMKEGTIGDMAVLGVTESFQVKRQVLLSAAEAAEMILRVDDIIKAAPRKRVPDHRPC; this is encoded by the exons ATGAGCGCCCCTGAGGCGCGGACTACATCTCCCAGCCTGCCCCACGGCCCCTGCCCGGGACGCCATTTCCTGCGGGCGGCCGGGGCGCGGCGTGCAGCCATCGCTCTGCGGCGGGGaccggcggggagcggcggcgccATG GCATCCATTTCCCTTGCACCCGTGAACATTTTCAAGGCAGGTGCCGatgaagaaaaggcagaaacagCTCGGCTG tcaTCCTTTGTTGGTGCAATTGCCATCGGTGACCTAGTCAAGAGCACTCTGGGGCCTAAAGGCATG GACAAGATTCTGCTAAGTACTGGGAGAGACAGCACGGTGACAGTGACCAATGATGGTGCAACCATCCTGAAAGCTATTGGAGTTGACAACCCAGCTGCCAAGGTCTTGGTTG ATATGTCAAAGGTTCAAGATGATGAAGTTGGTGATGGAACTACGTCTGTCACAGTGTTGGCAGCTGAATTACTGAGG gaGGCAGAATTGCTGATTTCTAGGAAGATTCATCCTCAGACCATCATtgcaggctggagagcagccacaAAAGCTTCAAGAGAGGCACTTTTGAAAGCAGCTGTGGATCATGG TGATGATGAAGCCAAGTTCCGTGAAGACTTGATGAACATCGCGGGAACGACTCTCTCATCAAAGTTACTCACTCATCATAAAGATCACTTTGTCAAGCTGGCTGTCGAAGCTGTTCTTAGGTTGAAAGGTTCTGGTAATCTGGAGGCTATCCACGTCATTAAGAAACTTGGTGGAAGTCTGGCTGATTCTTACTTAGATGAAG GGTTTTTGCTTGACAAAAAGATCGGTGTAAACCAGCCAAAAAGAATTGAAAATGCAAAGATTCTTATTGCAAATACTGGCATGGATACAGATAAGATTAAG ATTTTTGGCTCTCGCGTCAGAGTGGACTCGACAGCAAAGGTAGCAGAAATAGaacaggcagaaaaagaaaaaatgaaggagaaagtAGAGCGTATTCTTAAGCATGGAATAAACTGCTTTATTAACAG GCAGTTGATCTACAACTACCCTGAGCAGCTCTTTGGGGCCGCTGGCATCATGGCAATTGAGCATGCGGACTTCGCTGGTGTGGAGCGCCTGGCTCTTGTTACAG GTGGTGAAATTGCATCAACCTTTGATCACCCTGAGTTGGTAAAATTAGGAAGTTGCAAGCTTATTGAAGAAGTCATGATTGGAGAAGATAAACTCATTCATTTCTCTGGTGTGGCAATGG GTGAAGCTTGCACCATAGTTCTGCGTGGGGCAACGCAGCAGATTCTGGATGAAGCAGAGAGGTCTTTGCATGACGCTCTCTGCGTTCTTGCCCAGACTGTGAAGGACACTCGAACTGTTTATGGTGGAG GTTGTTCAGAGATGCTGATGGCTAACGCTGTTACAGAACTTGCCATCAGAACACCTGGCAAAGAATCTGTTGCAATGGAGTCCTTTGCTAAGGCTTTGCGAATG ATCCCAACAATCATAGCTGACAACGCTGGCTATGACAGCGCCGATTTGGTTGCTCAGCTCAGGGCTGCGCACAGCGAAGGGAAGAGTACTTACGGACTTG ATATGAAAGAGGGTACCATTGGAGACATGGCAGTCTTGGGAGTGACGGAAAGCTTCCAAGTCAAGAGACAAGTTCTGCTGAgtgcagctgaagcagcagaaatgaTTCTTCGTGTAGATGACATTATTAAAGCAGCACCAAG GAAACGCGTCCCAGACCATCGCCCATGTTAA